One window from the genome of Deinococcus fonticola encodes:
- the nadA gene encoding quinolinate synthase NadA, translating to MSNPYHPVVPPAQTPNRDLLQLEVMGDDQATIDEINQLRKEKNAVILAHNYQRPEVQAIADYVGDSLGLSRQAAATAADVIVFAGVHFMAETAAILNPDKTVLLPDLRAGCSLADTITAQALRTWKENHPGGLVVTYVNTTADVKAESDYCCTSGNAVAVVESLPKDAPVLFAPDRFLAAHVMRHTGRHMDVWQGACHVHEAIRPEDIAHQQRQYPDAELLIHPECGCSSKILALYPELELYSTEGMVHRAQQSSADQFIVVTETGMVTRLQHDVPDKEFIPVSRTACCEYMKMITLTNILHSLRTLTPRVTVPEDIRVRALRPIKRMVKLG from the coding sequence ATGAGCAACCCTTATCACCCTGTTGTACCCCCAGCCCAGACACCTAACCGTGACCTGCTGCAATTGGAAGTCATGGGAGACGACCAGGCCACCATTGACGAAATTAATCAACTGCGAAAAGAGAAGAACGCCGTGATTCTGGCGCACAATTACCAGCGCCCGGAGGTCCAGGCCATCGCAGATTACGTGGGTGACTCGTTGGGCCTGTCCCGGCAGGCCGCCGCCACCGCTGCGGACGTGATCGTATTTGCGGGCGTTCACTTCATGGCGGAAACCGCCGCCATTCTGAACCCCGACAAGACCGTGCTGCTGCCCGACCTGCGGGCCGGCTGTTCGCTGGCGGACACCATTACCGCCCAGGCCCTGCGCACCTGGAAAGAGAACCATCCCGGCGGCTTGGTCGTCACTTATGTGAACACCACCGCCGATGTGAAAGCCGAATCCGACTACTGCTGCACGTCCGGAAACGCCGTGGCTGTCGTGGAAAGTCTTCCGAAAGACGCGCCTGTGCTGTTCGCACCGGACCGTTTCCTGGCCGCGCACGTCATGCGGCACACCGGACGCCACATGGACGTCTGGCAAGGCGCCTGCCACGTCCACGAAGCCATTCGCCCCGAGGACATCGCCCATCAGCAGAGGCAGTACCCGGACGCGGAGCTGCTGATTCACCCAGAATGCGGGTGCAGCAGTAAAATCCTGGCCCTTTACCCTGAACTGGAACTGTACTCCACCGAAGGCATGGTGCACCGCGCTCAGCAAAGCAGCGCAGACCAGTTTATCGTCGTGACCGAAACAGGCATGGTCACGCGCCTGCAACACGACGTGCCGGACAAGGAATTCATTCCGGTCAGCCGCACCGCCTGCTGCGAGTACATGAAAATGATTACCCTGACGAACATCCTGCACAGCCTGCGCACCCTGACCCCACGCGTGACCGTGCCGGAGGACATTCGGGTGCGGGCACTAAGGCCCATTAAGCGCAT
- the nadB gene encoding L-aspartate oxidase → MRKVEVDLLVIGSGVAGAFAALTATTRGARVLLVTKGALRGGSTCWAQGGIAAPVNGQDDAVHAADTVRAGRGLCDKTTVNVFVREARELVDGLRKAGVPFGQDLTLEGGHSVPRIRHVGDATGWAISSALSTQLVKARAAGLHLLESTFVRNLRVRNGRVVGADLLTPTEPVMVRAGGVLLASGGYGGLFPVTTAPPEGTGDGLALAFRAGAVLRDLEFVQFHPTAVVTGNRARLVTEAARGEGAFLVNAMGERFMSRYDALLELAPRDVVARAIAAERERTGNVFLDLRHLGESFLARRFPTVTASLAELGLHLGRDPIPVEPAVHYTIGGVQTDLHGRTSLPGLYAAGEVASSGLHGANRLASNSLSEGLVFGKRAANAALDDPHPAPDWGEATSVGVADRQVVKAVRQIMGQAAGLIRGEALLRSGLSALDALPPPEVTAEPSIPNLEAGNLRELAPLLLRSALARQESRGGHARVDFPDGTAPMHTIIHRSGQETVLNSVPHTNSTAPPLKRNLC, encoded by the coding sequence ATGCGGAAGGTGGAGGTGGATTTGCTGGTCATAGGCAGCGGCGTGGCCGGAGCATTCGCGGCCCTGACCGCCACAACACGGGGAGCGCGGGTGCTGCTGGTGACCAAAGGGGCCTTGCGGGGCGGTTCAACCTGCTGGGCACAAGGGGGGATTGCTGCGCCCGTGAACGGCCAGGACGACGCAGTGCACGCGGCCGACACGGTGCGGGCCGGGCGCGGCCTGTGCGACAAGACCACCGTGAACGTGTTCGTCCGTGAGGCGCGGGAGCTGGTGGATGGCCTGCGGAAAGCTGGCGTGCCGTTCGGTCAGGACCTGACGCTGGAGGGGGGCCACAGTGTGCCGCGTATTCGCCATGTCGGAGACGCGACGGGCTGGGCCATCAGTTCCGCCCTGAGCACACAGCTGGTAAAGGCCCGTGCAGCGGGGTTACATTTACTGGAAAGCACTTTCGTTCGCAATCTACGTGTTCGCAACGGGCGGGTGGTCGGCGCCGACCTGTTGACCCCCACAGAACCGGTGATGGTTCGGGCAGGCGGGGTGCTGCTGGCATCTGGCGGCTACGGCGGGTTATTCCCGGTCACAACGGCACCGCCGGAAGGTACGGGAGATGGTCTGGCGCTGGCTTTCCGGGCGGGGGCGGTTCTGCGCGACCTGGAGTTCGTGCAATTTCACCCCACCGCCGTCGTCACCGGGAACCGGGCGCGGCTGGTCACAGAAGCGGCCCGTGGTGAGGGGGCTTTTCTAGTGAATGCAATGGGGGAACGTTTCATGTCGCGCTATGACGCGCTGCTGGAACTGGCCCCGCGAGACGTGGTGGCCCGCGCCATCGCTGCGGAACGTGAACGTACCGGCAACGTTTTCCTGGATTTACGTCATCTGGGCGAGTCCTTTTTGGCGCGGCGTTTCCCCACGGTCACGGCCTCGCTGGCAGAACTGGGGCTGCATCTGGGCCGCGACCCCATTCCAGTGGAGCCAGCCGTGCATTACACCATTGGGGGCGTGCAGACCGACCTGCATGGGCGAACCAGCCTGCCCGGTCTGTACGCGGCGGGTGAGGTGGCCTCTTCCGGGCTACATGGCGCCAATCGCCTGGCCAGCAACTCGCTGTCTGAGGGACTGGTATTTGGGAAACGCGCCGCAAATGCCGCGCTGGATGATCCTCACCCTGCGCCGGACTGGGGCGAAGCCACTTCCGTGGGTGTGGCTGATAGGCAGGTGGTAAAGGCAGTACGGCAGATCATGGGACAGGCGGCAGGTCTGATCCGGGGCGAGGCGCTGCTGCGCTCCGGCCTGAGTGCCCTGGATGCCCTGCCGCCTCCCGAAGTGACGGCCGAACCGAGCATACCGAACCTTGAGGCGGGCAATCTACGGGAACTGGCCCCGCTTTTGCTGCGCTCCGCACTGGCCCGCCAAGAATCGCGGGGCGGCCATGCCCGCGTGGATTTCCCGGACGGAACCGCGCCTATGCACACAATCATTCACCGCAGTGGGCAAGAAACCGTGCTGAACAGCGTGCCGCACACCAACAGTACAGCTCCCCCCTTGAAGAGGAACCTATGTTGA
- the nadC gene encoding carboxylating nicotinate-nucleotide diphosphorylase: protein MLTLDDRIQAALAEDLGRGDVTTQSTVRADTPASAQFLLKQPGVLSGLAVAARVFALLDERVTVVWEAKDGDQRERGGFGTVHGPARSLLSGERVALNLLQRLSGIATTTRRYVNALGESHTRLLDTRKTTPLWRDLEKEAVRCGGGLNHRIGLDDGILIKDNHIVAAGGITAAVQQAREAGYLLKVLCEVPDLSGLEEALNAGAERVMLDNFSDEQLTHAVQLRNHLAPHVTLETSGNVTLMRLPVIAASGVDFVSVGALTHSAPALDISLNFLPLTPENTP from the coding sequence ATGTTGACCCTGGATGACCGTATTCAAGCCGCCCTGGCCGAAGACCTGGGCCGTGGTGACGTGACCACACAGAGCACCGTTCGCGCGGACACGCCTGCCAGCGCACAATTTCTGCTGAAACAGCCGGGCGTACTGAGCGGCCTGGCTGTCGCCGCCCGCGTCTTCGCCCTGCTGGACGAGCGTGTCACCGTTGTCTGGGAGGCGAAAGACGGCGACCAGCGTGAACGTGGGGGGTTCGGCACGGTGCACGGCCCTGCCCGCAGCCTCCTGTCCGGGGAGCGCGTGGCGCTGAATCTGCTGCAACGCCTGTCGGGGATCGCCACCACCACGCGCCGTTATGTGAACGCGCTGGGCGAGTCGCACACGCGCCTCCTGGACACGCGCAAGACCACGCCACTGTGGCGCGACCTGGAGAAAGAAGCCGTGCGCTGCGGCGGGGGCCTGAACCACCGTATCGGCCTGGACGACGGCATCCTGATCAAGGACAACCACATCGTGGCGGCCGGGGGCATTACTGCCGCCGTTCAGCAAGCGCGCGAGGCGGGTTACCTGCTCAAAGTCCTGTGTGAAGTCCCGGATTTGAGTGGCCTGGAAGAAGCCCTGAATGCCGGAGCCGAGCGCGTTATGCTGGACAACTTCAGTGACGAGCAGCTCACGCACGCGGTGCAGCTCAGAAACCACCTGGCCCCGCATGTCACGCTGGAAACCAGTGGCAACGTGACCCTCATGCGCCTGCCCGTCATTGCCGCCAGCGGCGTGGACTTCGTGTCGGTAGGTGCACTGACGCACTCCGCCCCTGCCCTCGACATCAGCCTGAATTTCCTGCCCCTCACTCCGGAGAACACCCCATGA